In Methylocystis echinoides, one genomic interval encodes:
- the exbD gene encoding TonB system transport protein ExbD produces the protein MAAHLGKGDLQETHEINVTPFIDVMLVLLIIFMVAAPLATVDLPVDLPASNAAPHEKPDKPVYVTIQSDLALAIGDTPVKRNDLVATLERHLGDKGKRIYLRADSAVPYGEMMAVLERLRAGGFLKVALVALDAGGKDSGGKDAGGAK, from the coding sequence ATGGCCGCGCATCTCGGCAAAGGCGATCTGCAGGAAACGCACGAGATCAACGTCACGCCATTCATCGACGTGATGCTGGTTCTCCTCATTATTTTCATGGTCGCCGCGCCGCTCGCGACGGTGGACCTGCCGGTCGATCTTCCGGCCTCCAACGCGGCGCCGCACGAGAAGCCGGACAAGCCCGTTTATGTGACGATCCAATCCGATCTCGCGCTGGCGATCGGCGATACGCCGGTGAAGCGCAACGATCTGGTCGCGACGCTGGAAAGGCATCTCGGCGACAAGGGCAAGCGCATCTATCTGCGCGCCGACAGCGCGGTGCCCTATGGCGAGATGATGGCGGTGCTGGAGCGGCTGCGCGCCGGCGGCTTCCTGAAAGTTGCGTTGGTTGCGCTCGACGCTGGCGGCAAAGACAGCGGGGGCAAAGACGCGGGCGGCGCCAAATGA